In the genome of Streptococcus oralis, one region contains:
- the thrS gene encoding threonine--tRNA ligase → MIKFTFPDGAVREFESGVTTFEIAQSISNSLAKKALAGKFNGKLIDTTRAITEDGSIEIVTPDHEDALPILRHSAAHLFAQAARRLFPDIHLGVGPAIEDGFYYDTDNTAGQISNEDLPRIEEEMQKIVKENFPSIREEVTKNEAREIFKNDPYKLELIEEHSEDEGGLTIYRQGEYVDLCRGPHVPSTGRIQIFHLLHVAGAYWRGNSDNAMMQRIYGTAWFDKKDLKNYLQMREEAKERDHRKLGKELDLFMISQEVGQGLPFWLPNGATIRRELERYIVDKELASGYQHVYTPPLASVELYKTSGHWDHYREDMFPTMDMGDGEEFVLRPMNCPHHIQVFKHHVHSYRELPIRIAEIGMMHRYEKSGALTGLQRVREMSLNDGHLFVTPEQIQEEFQRALQLIIDVYEDFNLTEYRFRLSLRDPQDTHKYFDNDEMWENAQTMLRAALDEMGVDYFEAEGEAAFYGPKLDIQVKTALGKEETLSTIQLDFLLPERFDLKYIGADGEEHRPVMIHRGVISTMERFTAILIENYKGAFPTWLAPHQVTLIPVSNEKHVDYAWEVAKKLRDRGVRADVDERNEKMQFKIRASQTSKIPYQLIVGDKEMEDGTVNVRRYGQKETKTVPVDDFVQAILADIANKSRVEK, encoded by the coding sequence ATGATTAAGTTTACTTTCCCAGATGGCGCTGTTCGTGAATTCGAATCTGGCGTTACAACTTTTGAAATTGCTCAATCTATCAGCAATTCCCTCGCTAAAAAAGCCTTGGCTGGTAAATTCAACGGCAAACTCATCGACACGACTCGTGCTATCACTGAAGATGGAAGCATCGAAATCGTGACACCTGATCACGAAGATGCTCTTCCAATCTTGCGCCACTCAGCGGCTCATTTGTTCGCCCAAGCAGCTCGTCGCCTCTTCCCAGATATTCACTTGGGTGTCGGTCCAGCTATCGAAGATGGCTTCTACTACGATACTGACAATACAGCTGGTCAAATCTCTAACGAAGACCTTCCTCGTATCGAAGAAGAAATGCAAAAGATCGTTAAAGAAAACTTCCCATCAATCCGTGAAGAAGTGACTAAAAACGAGGCACGTGAAATCTTTAAGAACGACCCTTACAAGTTGGAATTGATTGAAGAACACTCTGAAGACGAAGGTGGTTTGACTATCTACCGTCAGGGTGAATATGTGGATCTCTGCCGTGGGCCTCACGTGCCTTCAACAGGCCGCATCCAAATCTTCCACCTTCTTCATGTAGCTGGTGCTTACTGGCGTGGAAATAGCGACAATGCCATGATGCAACGGATTTACGGTACAGCTTGGTTTGACAAGAAAGACTTGAAGAACTACCTTCAAATGCGTGAAGAAGCCAAAGAACGTGACCACCGTAAACTTGGTAAAGAGCTTGACCTCTTCATGATTTCTCAAGAGGTTGGTCAAGGACTTCCATTCTGGTTGCCAAATGGTGCGACTATTCGTCGTGAATTGGAACGCTATATCGTGGACAAGGAGTTGGCTTCTGGCTACCAACACGTTTACACTCCACCACTTGCTTCAGTAGAGCTTTACAAGACTTCTGGTCACTGGGATCACTACCGTGAAGATATGTTCCCAACGATGGATATGGGTGACGGGGAAGAATTTGTTCTTCGTCCAATGAACTGCCCACACCACATCCAAGTCTTCAAACACCATGTTCACTCTTACCGTGAATTGCCAATCCGTATCGCTGAAATCGGTATGATGCACCGCTACGAAAAATCTGGTGCCCTTACTGGTCTTCAACGTGTTCGTGAGATGTCTCTCAACGACGGTCACCTCTTTGTTACTCCTGAACAAATCCAAGAAGAATTCCAACGTGCCCTTCAGTTGATTATCGATGTTTATGAAGACTTCAACTTGACTGAATACCGCTTCCGTCTCTCTCTTCGTGACCCTCAAGATACTCACAAGTACTTTGACAACGATGAGATGTGGGAAAATGCCCAAACCATGCTTCGTGCAGCTCTTGATGAAATGGGTGTTGACTACTTTGAAGCTGAAGGTGAAGCAGCCTTCTACGGACCAAAATTGGATATCCAGGTTAAGACTGCTCTCGGTAAAGAAGAAACCCTTTCTACTATTCAGCTTGACTTCTTATTACCAGAACGCTTCGACCTCAAATACATCGGAGCTGATGGCGAAGAGCACCGTCCAGTTATGATTCACCGTGGTGTTATTTCAACCATGGAACGCTTCACAGCTATCTTGATTGAGAACTACAAGGGTGCCTTCCCAACATGGCTTGCACCACACCAAGTAACCCTCATTCCGGTATCTAACGAAAAACACGTGGACTACGCATGGGAAGTTGCTAAGAAACTCCGTGACCGTGGTGTCCGTGCAGACGTAGATGAGCGCAATGAAAAAATGCAGTTCAAGATCCGTGCTTCACAAACCAGCAAGATTCCATACCAATTGATCGTTGGGGACAAGGAAATGGAAGACGGAACGGTCAACGTTCGTCGCTACGGCCAAAAAGAAACGAAAACTGTTCCAGTTGATGACTTTGTTCAAGCTATCCTAGCTGATATCGCCAACAAATCACGCGTTGAGAAATAA
- a CDS encoding ROK family protein: MAKIIDLKQENIYKVRSCFYQGGTWTKNQLSSQTGISLAGTTNILQILENSEEIEFVGNARSTGGRKSKLYQLREDYIHIGTIILSHIFSQYRIRANSFNLGGHSVYEQILVSSTGTLDEIHNVVKKLITSDPLIQVLVLSFPGIIGEQGEIIYSDFEQINQKNLLTSLSSLTTIPIVLENDVNVASLGYCSIHPEFRTLALLYQPDTDFAGSGIIINKRLHRGRNGFAGEVGYLMNGYKPADRQSRSNDFTFLLLNQITALTSVIAPDAIAYYCPSLQENIKISDTCLPKEFHPILERLTEIDPFILNGVQSIGKNKILEIKRRAI, from the coding sequence ATGGCAAAAATAATTGACTTAAAGCAAGAAAATATTTACAAAGTACGATCCTGTTTTTATCAAGGAGGAACATGGACCAAGAATCAGTTATCCAGTCAAACAGGGATTTCTCTGGCAGGAACTACCAATATCTTACAAATATTAGAGAATAGTGAAGAGATTGAATTTGTAGGAAATGCCAGGTCAACTGGTGGCAGAAAGTCTAAATTATATCAATTGAGAGAAGATTATATCCATATTGGAACTATTATTCTTAGTCACATCTTTTCTCAATACAGAATACGTGCAAACTCATTTAATCTGGGAGGCCATTCAGTTTATGAACAAATTTTAGTAAGTTCCACAGGGACATTAGATGAAATTCACAATGTAGTAAAAAAACTAATTACCAGTGATCCACTGATTCAGGTATTAGTACTTAGTTTTCCTGGTATTATTGGAGAACAAGGAGAAATTATCTATTCTGATTTTGAACAGATCAATCAAAAAAATCTTCTAACGTCACTTTCATCCCTTACAACGATACCCATTGTTTTAGAGAATGATGTTAATGTTGCTTCTCTTGGTTATTGTAGTATTCACCCAGAATTTAGAACATTGGCCCTTCTTTATCAGCCAGATACAGATTTTGCCGGTTCTGGTATTATCATCAATAAAAGATTGCATCGTGGAAGAAATGGTTTTGCAGGGGAAGTTGGCTATCTCATGAATGGATATAAACCTGCAGATCGCCAATCACGTTCAAATGATTTCACATTTCTTTTGTTAAATCAGATAACAGCATTAACATCAGTCATTGCTCCAGATGCTATTGCATATTATTGTCCATCTTTACAAGAAAATATAAAAATTTCTGACACCTGTCTTCCTAAAGAATTCCACCCAATCCTTGAAAGATTGACTGAGATAGACCCATTCATACTGAACGGAGTTCAATCAATTGGAAAAAACAAGATTCTAGAAATCAAAAGAAGAGCAATCTAA
- a CDS encoding response regulator transcription factor, which produces MHKILLVEDDQVIRQQVGKLLSEWGFEVVLVEDFMEVLSLFVQSEPHLVLMDIGLPLFNGYHWCQEIRKISKVPIMFLSSRDQAMDIVMAINMGADDFVTKPFDQQVLLAKVQGLLRRSYEFGRDESLLEYAGVILNTKSMDLHYQGEILSLTKNEFQILRVLFEHAGNIVARDDLMRELWNSDFFIDDNTLSVNVARLRKKLEEQGLVGFIETKKGIGYGLKHA; this is translated from the coding sequence ATGCACAAGATTTTACTAGTAGAGGATGATCAAGTCATTCGGCAACAAGTGGGTAAACTGCTCTCAGAATGGGGTTTTGAGGTCGTTTTGGTAGAGGATTTTATGGAGGTATTGAGCCTTTTTGTTCAGTCAGAACCTCATTTGGTCCTCATGGATATTGGTCTGCCTCTTTTTAATGGTTACCACTGGTGCCAGGAGATTCGCAAGATTTCCAAGGTACCCATTATGTTTTTGTCTTCGAGAGACCAGGCGATGGATATCGTTATGGCAATCAATATGGGGGCAGATGACTTTGTGACCAAGCCTTTTGACCAGCAGGTGCTTCTTGCCAAGGTTCAGGGCTTGTTGCGCCGTTCCTATGAATTTGGGCGGGATGAAAGTCTGCTGGAGTATGCGGGTGTGATCCTCAATACCAAGTCTATGGACCTGCACTATCAGGGGGAAATCCTGAGTTTGACTAAGAATGAATTTCAAATTTTACGGGTCTTGTTTGAACATGCTGGCAATATCGTGGCGCGTGATGACCTGATGCGGGAACTCTGGAATAGCGACTTTTTCATCGATGACAATACCTTGTCCGTCAATGTTGCTCGCTTGCGCAAAAAGCTGGAGGAACAAGGCCTGGTAGGTTTTATCGAAACTAAGAAAGGGATAGGATACGGACTGAAACATGCTTGA
- a CDS encoding NAD(P)H-dependent oxidoreductase encodes MFNFSSPSLLKKWIDAVLICGWFYGKKWRR; translated from the coding sequence ATATTTAATTTCTCTAGTCCGTCGTTATTAAAAAAATGGATAGACGCTGTATTAATTTGTGGTTGGTTCTATGGTAAAAAATGGAGGAGATAA
- a CDS encoding AAA family ATPase, which yields MLYMIGGSPCSGKSTIASLLARQYQLLHIKLDDLVEEMMSQASADSQPICLLRKDRNPEQIWMRKPEEMADEEWCFYEEIFPYVKSYLIKNQNRPLLVEGAGLLPHLVKELECQVSSYLCLTPTADFQKKHYIQREWVPYVLEGTTNPDQAFENWMQRDILFAQMVRKEAVKLGYPSLVTDGSQSENQSAEEVARLLKLSNKNRINIKGENHD from the coding sequence ATGCTTTATATGATTGGCGGATCGCCTTGTAGTGGAAAGTCAACAATTGCCTCACTTCTTGCTAGACAGTATCAACTACTTCATATCAAACTGGATGATTTGGTAGAAGAGATGATGAGTCAAGCAAGTGCAGACTCACAGCCAATTTGCCTTCTTAGGAAGGATAGAAATCCAGAACAAATCTGGATGAGAAAGCCAGAAGAGATGGCAGATGAAGAATGGTGCTTTTATGAAGAGATTTTTCCTTATGTAAAATCTTACTTGATAAAAAATCAAAACAGACCTCTCTTGGTGGAGGGAGCAGGACTTTTGCCTCACTTGGTAAAGGAGCTTGAATGTCAAGTATCATCCTATCTATGCTTGACTCCGACAGCTGATTTTCAAAAAAAGCATTATATACAGAGAGAATGGGTTCCTTATGTCTTAGAGGGTACAACCAACCCTGATCAAGCTTTTGAAAACTGGATGCAACGAGACATTCTTTTTGCTCAAATGGTTCGTAAGGAAGCGGTGAAATTAGGCTATCCTAGCCTCGTAACAGATGGTAGTCAATCAGAGAATCAGAGTGCGGAAGAAGTTGCTCGGCTCTTAAAATTGTCCAACAAAAATAGAATAAATATTAAAGGAGAAAACCATGATTAA
- a CDS encoding metallophosphoesterase family protein, whose amino-acid sequence MTKIAVLSDIHGNTTALEAVLADAKAAEVDQYWLLGDILMPGTGRRRILDLLASLPITVRVLGNWENSLWRGLHRKLDPTKASHRYLLRQSQYILEEVSPEEIEDLNNQPLQVHRQFGDLMVGITHHLPDKNWGRELIHTGKQEDFDRLVTNPHASIAVYGHIHQQLLRYGSDGQLILNPGSIGQPFFLDAKLRKDLRAQYMILEIDEAGLADVDFRRVDYDVEAELQLAKDVKLPYFQIYYESLVNGIHHTHNQELLYEIAQEQGHDAELDAWLDSGND is encoded by the coding sequence ATGACCAAAATAGCAGTTCTTTCAGACATACATGGAAATACGACAGCTTTGGAAGCTGTACTGGCTGATGCTAAAGCGGCAGAGGTAGACCAATACTGGCTTTTAGGAGATATTCTGATGCCAGGAACAGGACGTAGAAGGATCTTGGACCTCTTAGCTAGCTTGCCTATTACAGTAAGAGTTCTGGGAAATTGGGAGAATAGTCTCTGGAGAGGCTTGCATCGCAAGTTAGATCCTACAAAAGCGAGCCATCGTTATCTCCTGCGTCAAAGTCAGTACATCTTAGAGGAGGTCAGCCCAGAAGAAATCGAAGACCTCAATAATCAACCCCTGCAAGTTCATCGTCAGTTTGGTGATTTGATGGTGGGAATCACTCACCATCTCCCTGATAAAAACTGGGGTAGAGAGTTGATTCATACGGGAAAACAAGAAGATTTTGATAGATTGGTGACGAATCCACACGCCTCTATCGCAGTATATGGCCATATTCATCAACAGTTGCTTCGTTATGGAAGTGATGGACAGTTGATTCTTAATCCAGGTTCCATTGGACAACCTTTCTTTCTAGATGCGAAGTTGCGTAAGGACCTGCGGGCCCAGTATATGATCTTAGAGATTGATGAAGCAGGTTTGGCTGATGTTGATTTTCGTCGAGTGGATTATGATGTAGAAGCCGAATTGCAGTTGGCTAAGGATGTAAAGCTCCCCTATTTCCAAATCTACTATGAAAGTTTGGTAAATGGGATTCACCATACTCATAATCAGGAACTTCTGTATGAAATTGCTCAAGAACAGGGGCATGATGCCGAGTTGGATGCATGGTTGGATAGTGGTAATGATTGA
- a CDS encoding TetR/AcrR family transcriptional regulator has product MRLDKKQALKTAAYEVFSKKGYKATGISEIARQAGVAVGSFYNYYESKEAIFLDIYIDENNRVRQAMIEELDWEIDMIDLIGQLFAQSRTLVSSNKILAEWYNPAIADELHSYYSSEEGKVTNPFHQFLVKTFTNRMQAEGYSPEKIQDILQVYNLFYYMDMHITEKDFPDIGKTVEILATNFIKGILK; this is encoded by the coding sequence ATCAGATTGGACAAAAAACAAGCTTTAAAGACAGCGGCCTATGAAGTTTTTTCGAAAAAAGGTTACAAGGCGACAGGAATTTCAGAAATTGCTAGGCAAGCTGGTGTTGCAGTTGGTTCTTTTTATAACTATTACGAAAGTAAAGAAGCCATTTTTCTAGACATCTATATAGATGAAAACAACCGTGTTCGCCAAGCTATGATCGAAGAACTGGATTGGGAAATTGACATGATCGACCTCATTGGTCAACTATTTGCTCAGTCCAGAACTCTCGTTTCTTCCAATAAAATCCTTGCAGAATGGTACAATCCTGCCATCGCAGATGAGTTGCACAGCTACTATTCCTCGGAAGAAGGCAAAGTCACAAATCCTTTTCATCAGTTTCTAGTTAAAACTTTTACAAATCGTATGCAGGCTGAAGGATACTCGCCAGAAAAGATTCAAGATATTTTACAGGTTTATAATCTTTTTTACTATATGGATATGCATATCACGGAAAAAGATTTTCCAGATATTGGCAAAACTGTTGAAATACTTGCAACCAACTTCATTAAAGGAATTCTAAAATAA
- a CDS encoding YdcF family protein has translation MYFITGFFVLLFLVSFFRDNRSLWNPALLLLSLLFSYLSIANLFYEAGQKEVHMVFFAGIFLLLPLLVFLSGFFLIYNGFVLLKKEGKSKANYLSLGLGCVILFFFVIMAIRVSDTKGLFYTNHLVNIIFFFLIYSYLIFGFAFAGFLLYSILYLFIPKKKYYDFIIIHGAGLLNGEKVTPLLKSRIDKAVEAYRQSSNPNVKLIASGGQGGDEKISEAQAICNYLLEETDVPREAILLEEDSTTTYENLLFSKEMGEKLVASPRFLFVTNDYHVFRTSTYARRIGMKGDGLGCRTAAYYIPSAFIREYIALCVKMRWLFLAFYILLILALIFSYRGVLW, from the coding sequence ATGTACTTTATCACAGGATTTTTTGTCCTACTTTTTCTCGTTTCGTTTTTTAGGGACAATCGCAGTCTCTGGAATCCAGCTCTCTTGCTTTTATCTCTGCTCTTTTCTTACCTGTCTATTGCCAATCTTTTTTACGAAGCTGGGCAGAAAGAAGTGCACATGGTTTTCTTTGCAGGGATTTTTCTCCTGCTGCCTCTTTTAGTTTTTCTAAGTGGTTTTTTCCTTATTTATAATGGATTTGTGTTATTGAAAAAAGAAGGAAAATCCAAGGCAAATTATTTGTCACTAGGATTAGGCTGCGTGATTCTATTCTTTTTTGTGATCATGGCGATTCGAGTGAGCGATACCAAGGGCTTGTTTTACACCAATCATCTAGTGAATATTATCTTTTTCTTTTTGATTTATTCGTATTTGATTTTTGGTTTTGCCTTTGCAGGATTTCTGCTTTATTCCATTCTGTATCTTTTCATTCCTAAGAAAAAATATTATGATTTTATCATCATTCACGGAGCAGGCTTGTTGAATGGAGAAAAAGTAACTCCCTTGCTCAAGAGCCGCATTGACAAAGCCGTAGAAGCTTATCGTCAGTCGTCCAATCCCAACGTTAAACTCATCGCAAGTGGTGGTCAAGGTGGGGATGAGAAGATTTCCGAGGCTCAGGCAATTTGTAATTATTTGCTGGAAGAGACGGATGTTCCGAGAGAAGCGATTCTCCTAGAGGAAGACTCAACGACGACCTATGAGAATCTTCTCTTCTCAAAAGAAATGGGAGAGAAGCTGGTGGCTAGTCCACGTTTTCTCTTTGTGACCAATGACTATCATGTTTTTCGTACCAGTACCTATGCTCGCCGTATTGGGATGAAGGGAGATGGTCTTGGTTGCCGTACAGCCGCCTACTATATCCCATCGGCCTTTATCAGAGAATACATTGCTCTATGTGTGAAGATGAGATGGCTTTTTCTCGCCTTCTATATTTTATTAATTTTAGCTCTGATTTTCTCCTATAGAGGTGTTCTATGGTAA
- a CDS encoding MFS transporter — MISLLLAVIYLAFISLGLPDAILGSAWPNMYRSLNSTITGAGSIFLIISVCTIISSLNADRVIHKFSTARVTAVSVGLTALSLFGFSFCQEYWQLCLWAIPYGLAAGAVDSALNNYVALHFSSKHLSWLHCMWGMGASIGPYIMGMILSSGYDWPVGYRIIGIIQVILTTIIFISLPLWTAKEQGMNLEDNRDILSISQALKLQGAPQILLCFFGYCALEQTTGLWAASWLNVVKDIPAETATSFASIFYIGITGGRAISGFIAEKLEDKNMIRLGFIVIFIGLILLTFSFHYTIALIGLATIGLGCAPIYPSIIHSTPERFGRENSQSLIGIQMASAYIGSAFMPKLFGILSDVTNISVYPFYLLFFLFLMFIMHEWAENN, encoded by the coding sequence ATGATTTCGTTGTTGTTAGCGGTTATCTATCTGGCCTTTATTAGTTTAGGCTTACCTGATGCTATTTTAGGAAGCGCTTGGCCAAATATGTATCGTAGCTTAAATTCAACTATTACCGGGGCAGGTTCCATCTTTCTGATTATTTCTGTTTGTACAATAATTTCTTCTTTAAATGCAGATAGAGTAATTCATAAATTTTCTACAGCTAGAGTGACAGCAGTTTCGGTAGGGCTAACTGCTTTATCCTTATTTGGTTTTTCTTTTTGTCAAGAATATTGGCAGCTGTGCTTATGGGCTATCCCCTATGGTCTTGCTGCAGGAGCAGTTGATAGCGCACTGAATAACTATGTAGCATTGCATTTTTCTTCTAAGCATCTATCTTGGCTACATTGTATGTGGGGGATGGGGGCTTCTATCGGTCCTTATATCATGGGAATGATTTTATCAAGTGGTTACGACTGGCCTGTCGGTTACAGAATCATTGGAATCATACAGGTTATACTAACAACTATTATATTTATTTCTTTACCCTTATGGACTGCAAAAGAACAAGGGATGAACTTAGAAGATAATAGGGATATTCTTTCAATTTCCCAAGCCTTAAAACTTCAAGGTGCCCCTCAAATTTTGCTTTGTTTTTTTGGATACTGCGCTCTTGAACAGACGACCGGACTTTGGGCAGCTAGTTGGTTGAATGTGGTCAAAGATATTCCGGCAGAAACGGCAACATCCTTCGCTTCAATATTTTACATAGGAATCACTGGTGGCAGAGCAATTTCTGGTTTTATTGCAGAAAAACTTGAAGATAAAAATATGATTCGCTTAGGGTTCATTGTAATCTTCATAGGTCTGATTCTCCTTACCTTTAGCTTTCATTATACAATTGCCTTAATAGGACTTGCTACTATCGGCCTTGGTTGTGCACCGATTTATCCAAGCATTATCCATTCTACTCCAGAGCGTTTTGGAAGGGAAAATAGTCAGAGTTTAATCGGCATTCAGATGGCTTCTGCCTATATCGGTTCCGCCTTTATGCCAAAACTTTTTGGAATCCTAAGTGATGTCACCAATATTTCAGTTTATCCGTTCTATCTTTTGTTCTTTCTATTCCTGATGTTTATCATGCATGAGTGGGCTGAAAATAATTAA
- a CDS encoding sensor histidine kinase gives MLDWKSFFLAYLRSRSRIFVYIFSLGFLVLLFQFLFASLGTYFLYLFLLSSFLTFLFLAWDIFAEAQVYRQEVLYAERDPKSPLECALAEKLEERESELYQKKSEAQSKLTDLLDYYTLWVHQIKTPIAASRLLVAEVSDREVKQQLEQEIFKIDSYTNLVLQYLRLENFHDDLVFEKVQVEDLVKEVVRKYALFFIQKGLTVNLHDLDKIIVTDKKWLLVVIEQILSNSLKYTKKGGLEIYMEGQELCIKDTGIGIKNSDVLRVFERGFSGYNGRLTQQSSGLGLYLSKKISEELGHQIRIESEVGKGTTVRIKFAEVKLVIE, from the coding sequence ATGCTTGATTGGAAATCATTTTTTCTAGCCTATCTGCGTTCTCGCAGTCGCATCTTTGTCTATATTTTTTCATTAGGCTTTCTCGTCCTTCTCTTTCAGTTTTTATTTGCTAGTCTAGGAACTTACTTTCTTTATTTATTTCTGCTCAGTAGTTTTTTGACCTTCTTATTTTTGGCTTGGGATATATTTGCAGAAGCTCAGGTTTACCGTCAGGAAGTACTCTATGCTGAGAGAGACCCCAAGTCTCCTCTGGAATGTGCGCTAGCAGAAAAACTTGAAGAGCGAGAGTCTGAATTGTATCAAAAGAAGTCTGAAGCGCAAAGCAAGCTGACGGATTTGCTTGATTACTACACCTTGTGGGTTCACCAAATCAAGACCCCCATTGCGGCTAGTCGACTTTTAGTGGCAGAAGTCTCTGATCGTGAGGTCAAGCAGCAACTGGAACAGGAAATCTTTAAGATTGACTCCTATACCAATCTGGTGTTGCAGTATCTTCGTTTGGAAAACTTCCACGATGACTTGGTATTTGAAAAGGTTCAAGTGGAGGATCTGGTGAAGGAAGTGGTTCGCAAGTATGCTCTTTTCTTTATCCAAAAAGGACTGACGGTCAATCTACATGATCTTGACAAAATCATCGTGACCGATAAGAAGTGGTTGTTGGTCGTCATTGAACAAATCCTCTCAAACAGCCTCAAATACACCAAGAAAGGTGGGCTAGAGATTTATATGGAAGGTCAAGAGCTTTGTATCAAGGATACGGGAATCGGGATTAAAAACAGCGATGTGCTCCGAGTCTTTGAACGTGGCTTTTCAGGATATAATGGTCGCCTAACCCAGCAGTCATCTGGACTTGGCCTTTACCTATCTAAGAAAATTTCTGAAGAACTGGGACATCAGATTCGCATTGAGTCTGAGGTTGGAAAAGGAACGACCGTACGGATCAAATTCGCTGAAGTGAAGCTCGTTATTGAGTAA
- a CDS encoding Rrf2 family transcriptional regulator, which yields MQISSRFTIATHMLIIIAIKSQESKVTSDFLAASVGVNPVIIRKTLSQLKKAELISVARGTGGTEILKDLQDISLFDVYQAVECLGKSGKLFSFHDNPNPNCPVGANIHEVLDQKLLDIQEAMENQLRQTSLAQVVADAQDKMTK from the coding sequence ATGCAAATTTCAAGTCGATTTACGATTGCGACTCATATGTTAATCATCATTGCCATTAAGAGTCAAGAGAGCAAAGTGACCAGTGATTTTCTCGCAGCCAGTGTCGGGGTCAATCCGGTCATTATTCGCAAAACATTGTCCCAACTCAAAAAAGCTGAACTGATATCAGTTGCGCGTGGGACGGGCGGTACCGAGATTCTCAAAGACCTACAAGATATTAGTCTTTTTGATGTTTATCAGGCAGTCGAATGTTTAGGAAAATCTGGTAAACTCTTTAGTTTCCATGACAATCCCAACCCCAACTGTCCAGTAGGGGCCAATATTCATGAAGTTTTAGATCAAAAATTGCTAGATATCCAAGAAGCGATGGAAAACCAGCTTCGTCAGACGAGTCTGGCTCAGGTTGTGGCAGATGCTCAGGATAAAATGACAAAGTAA
- a CDS encoding DUF4037 domain-containing protein, whose protein sequence is MIQELCKEFSQLEQVEAIALGGSRAGQAYDQNSDYDVYVYLNSSIDEATRLKILSKYCSYMEIGNQFWELEDDCVLNNGIEIELIYRSLESFEQELNSTVFQHKAQNAYTTCMWHNLLHSKILYDPNGHYASLQKTYQIPYPQELKKHIIERQLLLLEQAMPAFSHQIEKAIKRQDLLSMNHRTSEFFASYFDLLFALNEQTHPGEKRMLEYAKTHCTLLPKQFEETISKYFQLLYQPQQGEQAVVTLQTILKELKAILP, encoded by the coding sequence ATGATCCAAGAACTTTGCAAAGAATTCTCTCAACTGGAACAAGTAGAAGCTATTGCTCTTGGTGGTTCTCGTGCAGGACAAGCCTACGATCAAAACTCTGATTATGACGTTTATGTCTATCTCAACTCTTCTATTGATGAGGCGACTCGCCTCAAAATTTTGAGTAAATACTGCTCCTATATGGAAATTGGAAACCAGTTTTGGGAGTTAGAGGACGACTGTGTACTAAACAACGGTATCGAAATCGAGTTGATTTATCGTTCGCTGGAGTCGTTTGAACAGGAATTGAACTCAACCGTTTTTCAACACAAAGCTCAAAATGCTTATACAACTTGCATGTGGCATAATCTACTCCACAGCAAGATTTTATACGACCCGAATGGACACTATGCTTCTCTCCAAAAGACTTACCAGATTCCCTATCCACAGGAACTCAAAAAGCATATCATTGAAAGGCAACTCCTTTTGCTAGAACAAGCCATGCCTGCCTTCTCTCACCAAATAGAAAAAGCTATCAAACGCCAAGATCTTCTCAGTATGAATCATCGTACGAGTGAGTTTTTTGCTTCCTACTTTGACTTGTTATTTGCGCTCAATGAGCAAACCCATCCTGGTGAAAAACGAATGTTGGAGTACGCAAAGACCCATTGTACACTCCTCCCTAAGCAATTTGAAGAAACTATTAGCAAGTATTTCCAACTACTCTACCAACCGCAACAAGGAGAACAAGCGGTCGTGACCTTGCAAACTATCCTGAAGGAACTAAAAGCCATTTTGCCATAG
- a CDS encoding VOC family protein — MTISIEHVGVWVNDLEKMKSFYEKYFNAVATKKYYNPKTEFSSYFLNFENGARLELCHRPDIVEKNKNSFGFYHLAIAVGDKVEVDAFAKRFEEDGFPIQSGPRTTGDGYYEAVVSDPEGNLLELTTHLKS, encoded by the coding sequence ATGACAATCTCTATTGAACACGTAGGTGTTTGGGTAAATGACTTAGAAAAAATGAAATCTTTTTATGAGAAATACTTTAATGCCGTTGCAACGAAAAAATATTATAATCCTAAAACGGAATTCTCATCTTACTTTTTAAATTTTGAAAATGGTGCACGTCTAGAACTTTGTCATCGCCCAGATATTGTAGAAAAGAATAAAAATAGTTTTGGATTTTACCATTTAGCTATTGCTGTAGGAGACAAAGTGGAGGTTGATGCATTTGCAAAACGCTTTGAAGAAGATGGTTTTCCCATTCAATCCGGTCCGAGAACAACTGGTGATGGGTACTATGAAGCAGTTGTATCTGATCCCGAAGGTAATTTACTGGAATTAACAACACATTTAAAATCGTAA